One segment of Streptosporangium brasiliense DNA contains the following:
- a CDS encoding isochorismatase family protein, whose product MNRALILIDVQRNMLLPPEPVPGAREVSSAIATLLERARAGGVPVVFVRNNGGEADPDFPGTPGWELVHEVLPGEHVVDKRTPDSFLDTGLASVLPPSAALVVAGMQSEWCVRETSLAALGRGHAVTLVRGAHATYDGDETAAAVSREVERELAAAGAEVVDLDEVVMP is encoded by the coding sequence ATGAACCGGGCCCTGATTCTCATCGACGTCCAGCGCAACATGCTCCTGCCCCCGGAGCCGGTGCCCGGCGCGCGCGAGGTCTCCTCCGCGATCGCGACACTGCTGGAGCGTGCCCGCGCGGGCGGGGTGCCCGTCGTCTTCGTGCGCAACAACGGCGGGGAGGCCGACCCCGACTTCCCGGGGACCCCGGGCTGGGAGCTGGTCCACGAGGTGCTCCCGGGAGAGCACGTGGTCGACAAGCGCACCCCCGACTCCTTCCTCGACACCGGCCTCGCCTCGGTCCTGCCGCCCTCGGCGGCCCTCGTCGTGGCCGGGATGCAGAGCGAGTGGTGCGTCCGGGAGACCTCCCTGGCCGCCCTCGGGCGGGGGCACGCGGTCACCCTCGTACGGGGTGCCCACGCGACCTACGACGGGGACGAGACCGCCGCGGCCGTCTCCCGGGAGGTAGAGCGGGAGCTGGCCGCGGCGGGGGCCGAGGTGGTGGATCTCGACGAGGTCGTCATGCCGTGA
- a CDS encoding DUF2267 domain-containing protein: MEHKELIQTVTERAGLSREEAADLTRATLETLGDRLSAGEARRFALQLPEPLRESLSVRDRIEQFGLHDFVARVSRRTGLTMQETERGVRAVLTTLREAIPGDVFDNAMSQLPAELQEMAEPMA; encoded by the coding sequence GTGGAGCACAAGGAGTTGATCCAGACGGTGACGGAGCGTGCCGGTCTGTCGCGGGAGGAGGCGGCCGACCTCACCCGCGCGACACTCGAAACGCTGGGGGACCGGCTGAGCGCCGGAGAGGCCCGCCGTTTCGCCCTGCAGCTGCCCGAGCCGCTGCGGGAGTCGCTCTCCGTACGGGACAGGATCGAGCAGTTCGGCCTCCACGACTTCGTCGCGCGGGTGAGCAGGCGGACCGGGCTGACCATGCAGGAGACCGAGCGCGGTGTCCGGGCCGTCCTCACGACGCTGCGCGAGGCGATTCCCGGAGACGTCTTCGACAACGCCATGTCACAGCTCCCCGCCGAGCTTCAGGAGATGGCCGAACCGATGGCCTGA
- a CDS encoding extracellular solute-binding protein: MTVTRRLGDPLGRLNPAQRRWGGAGLVTGVVLASVLVALTGKGPAPPVSSFTGCGGPDRLTVATGADITAGSFRRDLIEEWNRTHTTQVTLVEVADRTDEERAEMAGRARLGSCAYDVFSVDVAWMAEFARSGYLRPYPLDPQDAEPFVDNVLQAGQVDGVQYAVPYVTDVPLLFHRRGVSVPTTVEQLWRYAGEKGGYAVQLGDYEGGTVNLLEAVRSEGGRVTDGERIVLDDGDSGPRVRRALSRWHEMLRAGTLARGAENFSKEDTFNTFRDGFLVRGSKNSVEESSLQAFRDDDVAYMRNWPFAFHRLATDRSMYDDQGRLRFGMAALPGVGILGGFNLAISAHSDNPGKARTLIDFLTGHDAQLKLFACSGYPPVLESVYEEYRRNPRTCAQLLAAPGEGTGKGSMPSGEDTEITAPMLQDLAEKIYQGLRKAESRPKYSYYSVFSEVFRACARAVVTGDLLAKELDLGRLADALRDARRGRAPDDTVGTLAHCGKPEGGQGQ; this comes from the coding sequence ATGACGGTGACCCGGCGGCTGGGCGACCCGCTGGGCCGGCTGAACCCGGCCCAGCGCCGCTGGGGCGGCGCCGGGCTGGTGACGGGGGTGGTCCTGGCGTCGGTGCTCGTCGCCCTCACCGGGAAGGGCCCCGCGCCGCCCGTCTCCTCCTTCACCGGCTGCGGAGGGCCGGACCGGCTCACCGTGGCGACCGGCGCCGACATCACCGCCGGGAGCTTCCGCCGCGACCTCATCGAGGAGTGGAACCGCACGCACACCACCCAGGTCACCCTGGTGGAGGTGGCCGACCGCACCGACGAGGAGCGGGCCGAGATGGCGGGCCGGGCCCGGCTGGGGAGCTGCGCCTACGACGTGTTCTCGGTGGACGTCGCGTGGATGGCCGAGTTCGCCCGCAGCGGCTATCTCCGCCCCTATCCCCTCGATCCACAGGACGCCGAGCCCTTCGTGGACAACGTCCTGCAGGCCGGTCAGGTGGACGGCGTCCAGTACGCGGTGCCCTACGTCACCGATGTGCCCCTGCTCTTCCACCGCCGCGGCGTGTCCGTGCCCACCACGGTGGAGCAGCTGTGGAGATACGCCGGGGAGAAGGGCGGATACGCCGTGCAGCTCGGCGACTACGAGGGAGGGACGGTCAACCTGCTGGAGGCGGTCCGGTCCGAGGGCGGAAGGGTCACCGACGGCGAACGGATCGTGCTGGACGACGGAGACTCCGGGCCGCGGGTGCGCCGGGCGCTGTCCCGCTGGCACGAGATGCTGCGCGCGGGGACCCTGGCGCGTGGGGCGGAGAACTTCTCCAAGGAAGACACCTTCAACACCTTCCGGGACGGATTCCTGGTGCGGGGGTCGAAGAACTCCGTGGAGGAGAGCAGTCTCCAGGCGTTCCGCGACGACGACGTGGCCTACATGCGCAACTGGCCGTTCGCCTTCCACCGCCTGGCCACCGACCGCTCGATGTACGACGACCAGGGGCGCCTGCGCTTCGGCATGGCGGCCCTGCCCGGGGTCGGCATCCTCGGCGGGTTCAACCTGGCGATCTCCGCGCACTCCGACAACCCCGGCAAGGCCCGCACGCTCATCGACTTCCTGACCGGGCACGACGCGCAGCTGAAGCTGTTCGCCTGCAGCGGGTATCCCCCCGTGCTCGAATCCGTCTACGAGGAATACCGAAGGAATCCGCGGACCTGCGCCCAGCTGCTGGCCGCTCCCGGGGAGGGGACGGGGAAGGGCTCCATGCCCTCCGGCGAGGACACCGAGATCACCGCCCCGATGCTCCAGGATCTGGCCGAGAAGATCTACCAGGGCCTGCGGAAGGCCGAGTCGCGTCCCAAATATTCCTACTACTCCGTTTTCAGTGAGGTGTTCCGCGCGTGTGCCCGCGCGGTGGTCACCGGTGACCTGCTCGCCAAGGAGCTGGATCTCGGCCGGCTGGCCGACGCCCTGCGCGACGCGCGGCGGGGCAGGGCTCCCGATGACACGGTCGGCACGCTGGCCCACTGCGGGAAGCCCGAAGGCGGGCAGGGGCAGTAG
- a CDS encoding glycoside hydrolase family 15 protein: MTVDPPMGACCDASPFPPIADYGFLSDCEATALVAPSGNVEWLCLPRMDSPSVFAAILDRDAGGFRLGPADIRVPAARRYLPGTMVLETSWGTPTGWIIVRDLLIIGPWHHDEELSNTHRRAPTDYDASHVLLRTVRCVSGEMQITLDCEPVFDYGRRPAHWAYTDRSYHQGVARGDGVNLELKLTTDMRLGFEGSRATARTLLREGESRFCALSWTAHEPPYTFKEAYDRLVWTAHHWQHWLARGDFPDHPWRRFLERSALTLKGLTFAPSGALIAAATTSLPETPGGDRNWDYRYSWIRDSTFALWGLYTLGFDWEADDFFWFIADVAERDKELQVMYGVDGERDLEEHILEYLEGYEGARPVRVGNAAYRHHQHDVWGAVLDSFFIHTRSRDRLDERIWPILKRQVEEAIKHWRESDRGIWEVRGQPKHFTSSKVMCWVAADRGARLARLRQDFDLATRWQAAADEIHADVCTNGVTERGIFKQHYDSDALDASLLLIPLVHFLPPSDPRIRNTVLAVADELTVDDLVLRYLPKETDDGQAGEEGTFTICSFWLVSALTEIGEQNRARRLCEKVLSFASPLGLYAEEIDPVTGRHLGNFPQAFTHLALINAVIHIIRAERGSLTEKTWRTSVTGSL, translated from the coding sequence ATGACGGTGGATCCACCGATGGGCGCGTGCTGTGATGCCTCCCCCTTCCCGCCCATCGCGGACTACGGTTTCCTGTCCGACTGCGAGGCCACCGCTCTGGTCGCGCCGAGCGGGAACGTCGAGTGGCTGTGCCTGCCCCGGATGGACTCCCCCAGCGTGTTCGCCGCCATCCTGGACCGGGACGCCGGGGGGTTCCGGCTCGGCCCCGCCGACATCAGGGTGCCGGCCGCGCGCCGCTACCTTCCGGGCACCATGGTGCTGGAGACGAGCTGGGGCACGCCGACCGGCTGGATCATCGTCCGTGACCTGCTGATCATCGGCCCCTGGCATCACGACGAGGAGCTGTCCAACACCCACCGCAGAGCGCCGACCGACTACGACGCCAGCCACGTGCTGCTGCGCACGGTGCGCTGCGTCAGCGGGGAGATGCAGATCACCCTCGACTGCGAGCCGGTGTTCGACTACGGCCGCAGGCCGGCCCACTGGGCCTACACGGACCGCAGCTACCACCAGGGCGTCGCCCGGGGAGACGGGGTGAACCTGGAGCTCAAGCTCACCACCGACATGCGGCTGGGGTTCGAGGGGTCGCGGGCGACGGCGCGGACCCTGCTGAGGGAGGGGGAATCCCGCTTCTGCGCGCTGTCCTGGACCGCCCACGAACCGCCCTACACCTTCAAGGAGGCATACGACCGGCTCGTGTGGACGGCCCACCATTGGCAGCACTGGCTGGCCCGGGGCGACTTCCCCGACCATCCCTGGCGCAGATTCCTGGAGCGCAGCGCCCTCACCCTCAAAGGCCTCACCTTCGCCCCGTCCGGAGCGCTGATCGCGGCGGCGACCACCTCCCTGCCCGAGACGCCGGGCGGGGACCGCAACTGGGACTACCGCTACAGCTGGATCCGTGACTCGACCTTCGCCCTGTGGGGCCTGTACACGCTCGGATTCGACTGGGAGGCCGACGACTTCTTCTGGTTCATCGCCGACGTCGCCGAGCGGGACAAGGAGCTCCAGGTCATGTACGGCGTCGACGGCGAGCGCGACCTGGAGGAACACATCCTCGAATACCTGGAGGGCTACGAGGGGGCCAGGCCCGTCCGGGTCGGCAACGCCGCCTACCGGCACCATCAGCATGACGTCTGGGGGGCGGTCCTCGACTCCTTCTTCATCCACACCCGTTCCCGGGACCGCCTGGACGAGCGGATCTGGCCCATCCTGAAGCGCCAGGTCGAAGAGGCCATCAAGCACTGGCGGGAGTCCGACCGCGGCATCTGGGAGGTGCGCGGCCAGCCCAAGCACTTCACCTCGTCGAAGGTCATGTGCTGGGTGGCGGCCGACCGGGGGGCGCGGCTCGCCCGGCTCCGCCAGGACTTCGACCTGGCCACCCGCTGGCAGGCCGCCGCCGACGAGATCCACGCCGACGTCTGCACCAACGGGGTCACCGAGCGGGGGATCTTCAAGCAGCACTACGACAGCGACGCCCTCGACGCCTCGCTGCTGCTCATCCCGCTGGTGCACTTCCTGCCGCCCAGCGACCCCAGGATCCGCAACACCGTCCTGGCCGTCGCCGACGAGCTGACCGTCGACGACCTGGTCCTGCGCTACCTGCCGAAGGAGACCGACGACGGCCAGGCCGGCGAGGAGGGGACCTTCACGATCTGCTCGTTCTGGCTCGTCTCGGCGCTCACGGAGATCGGGGAGCAGAACCGCGCCCGCAGGCTCTGTGAGAAGGTCCTCTCCTTCGCCAGTCCCCTCGGCCTCTACGCCGAGGAGATCGACCCCGTCACCGGGCGCCATCTGGGCAACTTCCCCCAGGCCTTCACCCACCTGGCCCTCATCAACGCGGTCATCCACATCATCCGGGCGGAACGCGGCTCGCTGACCGAGAAGACATGGCGAACATCCGTGACGGGATCACTGTGA
- a CDS encoding O-methyltransferase, which produces MDIIDPAVSDYLLSHCTPADDLLRELAVETREAFPGSAGMQISHDEGEFLTMLVRLVGARQAVEVGVFTGYSSICIARGLPKDGRLLACDVSEEWTSIARRYWERAGLTDRIDLRIAPAIETLRALPADPVIDFAFIDADKVGYPLYYEELVVRLRPGGLIVLDNVLRAGRVLDPAVQDEADVTMRRVNDLVVADDRVDSVMLPVRDGVTLARKR; this is translated from the coding sequence ATGGATATCATCGACCCCGCCGTGAGCGACTACCTGCTCTCCCACTGCACGCCCGCCGACGACCTGCTGCGCGAACTGGCCGTCGAGACGCGGGAGGCGTTCCCCGGCTCCGCGGGCATGCAGATCTCCCACGACGAGGGCGAGTTCCTCACCATGCTGGTCCGGCTGGTGGGCGCGCGGCAGGCCGTCGAGGTGGGGGTGTTCACCGGATACTCGTCGATCTGCATCGCCCGGGGCCTGCCCAAGGACGGCCGTCTCCTCGCGTGCGACGTCAGCGAGGAGTGGACCTCGATCGCCCGGCGTTACTGGGAGCGGGCCGGGCTCACCGACCGGATCGACCTGCGGATCGCCCCGGCGATCGAGACCCTGCGGGCGCTGCCGGCCGATCCGGTCATCGACTTCGCGTTCATCGACGCGGACAAGGTCGGCTACCCCCTCTACTACGAGGAACTGGTCGTACGGCTGCGCCCCGGCGGCCTGATCGTCCTCGACAACGTGCTGCGCGCCGGCCGCGTGCTCGACCCGGCCGTCCAGGACGAGGCTGACGTGACCATGCGCCGGGTGAACGACCTCGTCGTCGCCGACGACCGCGTCGACTCGGTGATGCTGCCCGTGCGCGACGGCGTCACGCTCGCCCGCAAGCGCTGA
- a CDS encoding GAF domain-containing protein — MAQGVEFPTVVDRTLNALADALGADGAALMLIDDHDRLRAVAGSDDDGRRLELAQERTGSGPAVESLAHGADVAVNDLRAARPSGFPGLAPHASGIRAVLSVPLRADGRLIGTLNFYDRVSHEWQPAKVRTGERLGELMVMVLQTLAHKSPTSGQS, encoded by the coding sequence ATGGCCCAAGGTGTCGAATTCCCCACGGTCGTCGACCGCACCCTGAACGCTCTCGCGGACGCTCTGGGCGCCGACGGCGCGGCCCTGATGCTGATCGACGATCACGACCGGTTACGCGCGGTCGCCGGCTCCGACGACGACGGCCGGCGGCTGGAGCTGGCGCAGGAGCGGACCGGCTCCGGGCCGGCGGTGGAGAGCCTCGCCCATGGCGCGGACGTCGCGGTGAACGACCTCCGCGCCGCCCGCCCCTCCGGCTTCCCCGGTCTGGCCCCCCATGCCTCCGGGATCCGCGCCGTGCTGTCGGTGCCGTTGCGCGCGGACGGCCGGCTGATCGGCACCCTGAATTTCTACGACCGGGTCAGCCATGAATGGCAGCCCGCGAAAGTCCGGACGGGCGAACGCCTCGGCGAGCTCATGGTGATGGTCCTGCAGACCCTCGCTCATAAATCACCTACTTCCGGGCAGTCGTAG
- a CDS encoding vWA domain-containing protein — MSASSPPGGDPQGPDRDPPGVTPARLREIAAHSLIGGGVTALFTVLVEGARALGAGLTLLGCAVAGLAGAVFLALGDSAGSLRRLPAPVKRLVPRRRAARSPRPGRRDRPPGRGRQWLERSVLKLSAGYVGVLIGAALVMVPWGVVRGGTWLSDRIWPPDCARPLELRVITAPENVLALRESAALFVRGRLVDGCAPYAISVGVAPSIGELAYAFGDNWYRDDVRQEGDEPFRRLYGPRADAWVATSTGEAGLVSGDAKAGGATLHIGPSVASDRLVIGMISGRAEALRERLPAQRPGDHSLQSLWEAIRSGFGMSVSYPQPELSTAGLVAVADLRSFDDVVDRERPGIVAESVSSLLCQFKSAGHGPGGEDLAQRTALLVPLHSLTDYNSGRLNGTGCPESASSGRDKLREFSSPGLSRLDYPFVTIDWPDERSDERAAALALLRDWLVAHPLFGEGAAGGPASGPAVRDPGQLRQAQNRFFDLLPRLDVEIALDVSGSMAAPPRSLLVRLRETFPDVKPVITPRDDLTLSAFSRVGGRTRIRELRSSVSRAEFDQLTKSVIGTVGRGSDAPVSDMIMDLDRRAGSPGRALVVVTDGGVFDNERPGESIGRTLARAPHVTALHVLALGDNGCDRSPPRRGKYHDCVEAGSDMRQALRHLISSMRGRGRE, encoded by the coding sequence ATGTCCGCCTCCTCCCCGCCGGGCGGAGACCCGCAGGGACCGGACAGGGATCCGCCCGGCGTCACTCCCGCGAGACTCCGGGAGATCGCGGCCCACTCCCTGATCGGCGGCGGCGTCACGGCCCTGTTCACGGTGCTGGTGGAGGGGGCGCGGGCGCTGGGCGCGGGGCTCACCCTGCTCGGCTGCGCGGTGGCCGGCCTGGCCGGGGCCGTCTTCCTGGCCCTGGGAGACTCCGCCGGGTCGCTCCGCCGGCTGCCGGCGCCGGTGAAACGGCTCGTCCCGCGCCGCCGCGCCGCGAGAAGCCCGCGGCCCGGCCGCCGGGACCGGCCGCCGGGCCGGGGGCGGCAGTGGCTGGAGAGGTCCGTGCTGAAACTGTCGGCCGGTTATGTCGGGGTCCTCATCGGGGCGGCCCTCGTCATGGTCCCCTGGGGGGTGGTCCGGGGCGGAACGTGGCTGAGTGACAGGATCTGGCCCCCCGACTGCGCGCGGCCGCTCGAACTGCGGGTCATCACCGCCCCGGAGAACGTCCTCGCTCTGCGCGAGAGCGCCGCCCTGTTCGTCCGGGGCAGGCTGGTGGACGGCTGCGCGCCGTACGCGATCTCGGTGGGGGTCGCGCCGTCGATCGGCGAGCTCGCCTACGCGTTCGGCGACAACTGGTACCGCGACGACGTGCGGCAGGAGGGGGACGAGCCGTTCCGCCGCCTCTACGGCCCGCGGGCCGACGCCTGGGTCGCCACCAGCACCGGTGAGGCCGGGCTCGTCTCCGGCGACGCGAAGGCGGGCGGCGCCACGCTCCACATCGGCCCGTCGGTCGCCTCCGACCGCCTGGTGATCGGCATGATCAGCGGGCGTGCCGAGGCGCTCAGGGAGAGGCTCCCCGCCCAGCGGCCCGGCGACCACAGTCTCCAGAGCCTGTGGGAGGCCATCCGCTCGGGCTTCGGCATGTCGGTGAGCTACCCGCAGCCCGAACTCTCCACCGCCGGGCTCGTCGCGGTCGCCGACCTGCGATCCTTCGACGACGTGGTGGACCGGGAGCGGCCGGGGATCGTCGCCGAGAGCGTCAGCTCCCTGCTCTGCCAGTTCAAGAGCGCCGGTCACGGCCCCGGGGGCGAGGATCTCGCCCAGCGCACGGCCCTGCTGGTCCCGCTGCACAGCCTGACGGACTACAACAGCGGAAGGCTGAACGGCACCGGCTGCCCGGAGAGCGCGTCGAGCGGCCGGGACAAGCTCCGCGAGTTCTCCTCTCCCGGCCTCTCCAGGCTGGACTACCCGTTCGTCACGATCGACTGGCCGGACGAGCGGAGCGACGAGCGCGCGGCGGCGCTCGCCCTGCTGCGCGACTGGCTGGTCGCCCACCCGCTGTTCGGCGAGGGGGCCGCAGGCGGCCCGGCGTCCGGGCCGGCGGTGCGCGATCCGGGGCAGTTGAGACAGGCCCAGAACCGGTTCTTCGACCTCCTCCCCCGCCTCGACGTCGAGATCGCCCTCGACGTGTCCGGGTCGATGGCCGCCCCGCCCCGCTCCCTGCTCGTACGGCTGCGCGAGACCTTCCCCGACGTCAAGCCGGTGATCACCCCGCGCGACGACCTCACGCTGAGCGCCTTCTCCCGGGTCGGCGGCAGGACCCGGATCAGGGAGCTCCGGTCGTCGGTGAGCCGTGCGGAGTTCGACCAGCTCACCAAGAGTGTCATCGGCACGGTGGGGCGCGGCTCGGACGCCCCCGTATCGGACATGATCATGGATCTTGACAGGCGGGCCGGATCACCCGGGCGGGCCCTCGTCGTCGTGACCGACGGGGGCGTCTTCGACAACGAGCGGCCCGGGGAGAGCATCGGCAGGACGCTCGCCCGCGCGCCCCACGTCACCGCCCTCCACGTCCTGGCCCTCGGCGACAACGGCTGCGACCGTTCCCCGCCGCGGCGCGGGAAATACCACGACTGCGTCGAGGCGGGATCCGACATGCGGCAGGCGCTGAGGCATCTGATCTCCAGCATGCGGGGGAGGGGGCGGGAATGA
- the lepB gene encoding signal peptidase I: protein MHVVAEDIEQSAKSGKKKRSFWVEFPLLVGISLLLALLIKSFVVQAFYIPSESMENTLLVNDRVLVNKLVYHTRDIERGDVVVFSGVDSWKGEVEITEPSNPIAAFFHWAGTVFGVVPGEKDYIKRVIGVPGDTVKCCDAKGRVTVNGVPLDEEDYLYPGDKPSASTFEIKVPPGRLWVMGDHRGVSYDSRMHQGDPGGGTIPAEQVIGRAFVIVWPFSRATTLPIPDTFSQPALRAAGAVGAQAPLLLGVTGAVPLVLWRRRRILKRT, encoded by the coding sequence GTGCACGTGGTCGCCGAAGACATCGAGCAGTCGGCCAAGAGCGGCAAGAAGAAGCGTTCGTTCTGGGTGGAGTTCCCGCTCCTGGTCGGAATCTCCCTCCTACTGGCGCTGCTGATCAAGAGCTTCGTCGTCCAGGCGTTCTACATCCCGTCGGAGTCGATGGAGAACACGCTCCTGGTCAACGACCGGGTCCTGGTCAACAAGCTCGTCTACCACACCCGCGACATCGAGCGTGGCGACGTGGTGGTCTTCTCCGGGGTCGACTCGTGGAAGGGCGAGGTCGAGATCACCGAGCCGTCCAACCCGATCGCGGCCTTCTTCCACTGGGCCGGCACCGTCTTCGGCGTCGTCCCCGGCGAGAAGGACTACATCAAGCGGGTCATCGGCGTGCCGGGTGACACCGTGAAGTGCTGCGACGCGAAGGGCCGCGTCACGGTCAACGGGGTCCCGCTCGACGAGGAGGACTACCTCTACCCCGGCGACAAGCCGTCGGCCAGCACGTTCGAGATCAAGGTGCCGCCGGGCCGGCTCTGGGTGATGGGCGACCACCGCGGGGTGTCCTACGACTCCCGCATGCACCAGGGCGACCCGGGGGGCGGCACGATCCCGGCCGAACAGGTGATCGGTCGGGCCTTCGTGATCGTGTGGCCGTTCTCCCGCGCGACCACGCTCCCGATCCCCGACACCTTCTCCCAGCCCGCGCTGCGGGCCGCCGGAGCGGTCGGCGCCCAGGCCCCGCTCCTGCTCGGGGTCACCGGCGCGGTGCCCCTGGTGCTCTGGCGCCGCCGCCGGATCCTGAAGCGGACCTGA
- a CDS encoding phosphatase PAP2 family protein gives MPKLSVDFKGVARLILLPLAVMTALTLGVGLLITKVLQTTTLIANDEGVNAQMVKGRTTFWTSVTDVVSNLSDTPVIITGTALLFVVFLLVFRRWNESIFLALAVFSQSAIFLLATVFAERKRPTVEHLDPAPPTSSFPSGHTSAAVAFYCGVALVLTLHTHRYKILNLLWWAVGLGIPVGIAYSRMYRGMHHLTDVSWGFLLGLACVAVAANALLLRRPMAADRPVVRDQVTA, from the coding sequence ATGCCTAAACTGTCGGTCGACTTCAAGGGCGTGGCCCGTCTCATCCTGCTGCCATTGGCCGTGATGACCGCCCTGACACTCGGCGTCGGGCTCCTGATCACCAAAGTCCTCCAGACGACCACCCTCATCGCGAACGACGAGGGGGTGAACGCCCAGATGGTCAAGGGCCGGACGACCTTCTGGACCTCCGTCACGGACGTGGTGTCCAACCTGTCGGACACCCCGGTGATCATCACGGGCACCGCGCTGCTCTTCGTGGTCTTCCTGCTGGTGTTCAGACGCTGGAACGAGTCGATCTTCCTGGCGCTGGCGGTCTTCTCCCAGTCGGCGATCTTCCTGCTGGCGACCGTCTTCGCCGAGCGCAAGCGGCCCACGGTCGAGCACCTCGATCCGGCGCCGCCCACCTCCAGCTTCCCCTCGGGGCACACCAGCGCCGCCGTCGCCTTCTACTGCGGCGTCGCGCTGGTGCTGACCCTGCACACCCACCGCTACAAGATCCTCAACCTGCTGTGGTGGGCGGTCGGCCTGGGGATCCCGGTGGGGATCGCCTACTCCCGGATGTATCGCGGCATGCACCACCTGACCGACGTGAGCTGGGGCTTCCTGCTCGGCCTGGCCTGCGTCGCGGTGGCCGCCAACGCGCTGCTGCTGCGCAGGCCCATGGCCGCCGACCGGCCCGTGGTGCGGGACCAGGTCACGGCATGA
- a CDS encoding universal stress protein: MALAIAEEQDKYGGEGHRGKQGEEVAMQTDDARPVVAGYDGSKASQQALRWAVNEARMRFIPLVVCHAWQWPYPMPPVSDEALEAVRLMGQHVLDMGVNLARGLAPRLEVQGRLVTGSSAVVLVGESSTADLVAVGPRGAGGFPELQLGSTAAQLAAHAYCPVAVVRESGRPAAGRVVVGVEGADPERSGLGMAFEEAKLRHAVLTAICLCPEDLDDTRQLATRFYSTVSVWEEKYPQVTVETMVETRPHTTVLHGAADHADLVVINDRGHDDPAELPLGPTAQSLLRGASCPVTVIPSRMFAMSSRSASRVPPG, from the coding sequence GTGGCGCTCGCCATCGCCGAGGAACAGGACAAGTATGGAGGTGAGGGGCACCGGGGGAAGCAGGGGGAAGAGGTCGCCATGCAGACAGACGACGCGCGGCCGGTGGTCGCCGGCTACGACGGTTCGAAAGCGAGCCAGCAGGCTCTCCGGTGGGCCGTGAACGAGGCCCGCATGCGGTTCATCCCCCTGGTCGTCTGCCACGCCTGGCAGTGGCCCTATCCCATGCCCCCCGTCTCCGACGAGGCGCTGGAGGCCGTACGGCTGATGGGCCAGCACGTGCTCGACATGGGGGTGAACCTGGCCCGTGGCCTGGCCCCCCGGCTGGAGGTGCAGGGACGGCTGGTCACGGGGTCGTCGGCAGTGGTCCTGGTGGGCGAGTCGTCCACCGCGGACCTGGTCGCGGTCGGCCCGCGTGGCGCGGGCGGCTTCCCGGAACTGCAGCTCGGCTCGACCGCGGCCCAGCTCGCCGCGCACGCGTACTGCCCGGTGGCCGTCGTCCGGGAGAGCGGCCGGCCCGCCGCGGGCCGCGTGGTGGTCGGCGTGGAGGGCGCCGATCCGGAGCGCTCGGGGCTCGGGATGGCGTTCGAGGAGGCCAAGCTGCGGCACGCGGTGCTGACGGCGATCTGCCTGTGCCCCGAGGACCTGGACGACACCCGGCAGCTGGCGACCCGCTTCTACAGCACCGTCTCGGTGTGGGAGGAGAAGTATCCCCAGGTGACGGTGGAGACCATGGTCGAGACGCGGCCCCACACGACGGTGCTGCACGGCGCGGCCGACCACGCCGACCTGGTGGTGATCAATGACCGCGGGCACGACGACCCGGCTGAGCTCCCGCTCGGCCCGACCGCCCAGTCGCTGCTGCGCGGAGCGTCGTGCCCGGTCACAGTGATCCCGTCACGGATGTTCGCCATGTCTTCTCGGTCAGCGAGCCGCGTTCCGCCCGGATGA
- a CDS encoding phosphatase PAP2 family protein, translating into MRLTVATVAVALFSIPFVLLLVFVLSSFAPLNDLDESVARQFHAYVLADPGYTRFLNVATEVFGPTTWRVLVALAAVWLWLRGARRPAIWAVVTITASGLLNLAVKGIVDRARPVLPDPVSWAPGASFPSGHAMGAATGTCVLVLLLLPYLKGRLSRLALWAVAAVITVFVAYSRVALGVHWFSDVVAGVALGVVVVAGTAAGFESWRRDEGRRPVEPLKEGVEPEAF; encoded by the coding sequence GTGCGGCTGACGGTCGCCACGGTGGCGGTCGCGCTGTTCTCGATCCCGTTCGTCCTGCTGCTGGTGTTCGTGCTGTCCTCCTTCGCGCCGCTGAACGACCTCGACGAGAGCGTGGCCCGGCAGTTCCACGCCTACGTCCTGGCCGACCCCGGCTACACGCGCTTCCTCAACGTGGCGACGGAGGTGTTCGGCCCCACGACGTGGCGCGTCCTGGTGGCGCTGGCCGCGGTCTGGCTCTGGCTGCGGGGAGCGCGGCGCCCGGCGATCTGGGCGGTCGTCACGATCACCGCCAGCGGCCTGCTCAACCTGGCGGTCAAGGGGATCGTCGACCGGGCGCGGCCGGTGCTGCCCGACCCGGTGTCGTGGGCCCCGGGCGCCTCCTTCCCCTCCGGGCACGCGATGGGCGCGGCGACGGGCACCTGCGTCCTGGTGCTGCTCCTGCTGCCCTACCTGAAGGGCCGGCTCTCTCGGCTCGCCCTGTGGGCCGTCGCGGCGGTCATCACGGTCTTCGTCGCCTACAGCCGGGTCGCGCTCGGCGTGCACTGGTTCAGCGACGTGGTCGCCGGGGTCGCGCTGGGCGTGGTGGTGGTCGCCGGGACCGCCGCCGGGTTCGAGAGCTGGCGCCGGGACGAGGGGCGCAGACCGGTCGAACCGCTCAAGGAAGGCGTCGAGCCCGAGGCGTTCTGA